The Exiguobacterium aurantiacum DSM 6208 genome includes a window with the following:
- a CDS encoding helicase-related protein, whose translation MGQLVIDTTGTPAIRFGVCQRCLSMDIRSFTCHHGNCRYCRNCLHLGRVCRCDFLRELDVTTPIEPTELVMPFELSDGQRHVNEQLLKWWGDKSSGLVHAVCGSGKTEMAFPVIERVVNVGKRVLIVSPRRDVAIEWAERLERAFSVPVTRRYGGGEKDTIGMITVATAPLLLNLKYVFDYVLVDESDAFPFAFDLSLWWTIRRAGKGVFLFVTATPTVWQRQFPTVHLSRRYHGHDLPVPTLVKQTDEAIVAFCRRETPRLLFVPTKADLVRYGEVLEANGFSYQAVSADTDKRTDVLEWLASENGVVLATSIWERGMTVRGVDVAVIESEHVLFTSRGLIQMAGRAGRKPDAPTGDVVFFYNERTFRQDRAIEAIKQANRR comes from the coding sequence ATGGGACAACTCGTTATCGATACGACCGGGACACCGGCGATCCGCTTCGGAGTCTGCCAACGCTGCTTGAGCATGGACATCCGCTCGTTCACGTGTCACCACGGCAATTGCCGCTATTGCCGTAACTGTCTCCACCTCGGGCGCGTCTGCCGCTGCGACTTTTTACGAGAACTCGACGTCACGACGCCGATCGAGCCGACCGAGCTCGTCATGCCGTTCGAATTGAGCGACGGCCAACGTCATGTGAACGAACAGCTCCTCAAATGGTGGGGCGACAAGTCGTCCGGGCTCGTCCACGCCGTCTGCGGCTCCGGCAAGACGGAGATGGCGTTCCCGGTCATCGAACGTGTCGTAAACGTTGGGAAACGCGTGCTCATCGTCTCGCCGCGGCGCGACGTCGCCATCGAATGGGCCGAGCGTTTGGAGCGAGCCTTCTCTGTCCCGGTCACGCGGCGCTACGGCGGCGGGGAGAAAGACACGATCGGCATGATCACCGTCGCGACGGCACCTCTTCTGTTGAATCTGAAATATGTCTTCGACTACGTGCTCGTCGATGAATCGGACGCGTTCCCGTTCGCCTTTGACTTATCGCTCTGGTGGACGATCCGACGCGCGGGGAAAGGGGTCTTCTTATTCGTGACGGCGACCCCAACCGTCTGGCAGCGTCAGTTCCCGACCGTCCACTTGTCACGCCGCTATCACGGGCACGACTTACCTGTGCCGACGCTCGTCAAACAGACGGACGAGGCGATCGTCGCGTTTTGCCGACGCGAGACGCCGCGGCTCTTGTTCGTCCCGACGAAGGCCGACCTCGTCCGGTACGGCGAAGTGCTCGAAGCGAACGGATTCAGCTATCAGGCCGTCTCGGCCGACACGGATAAGCGGACGGATGTGCTCGAGTGGCTCGCCTCTGAGAACGGGGTCGTGCTCGCGACATCGATTTGGGAGCGGGGCATGACGGTGCGCGGGGTCGACGTCGCCGTGATTGAGAGTGAACACGTGCTCTTCACGTCACGCGGACTCATCCAAATGGCGGGCCGGGCCGGGCGGAAACCGGACGCGCCGACCGGGGACGTCGTCTTCTTTTACAACGAGCGGACGTTCCGGCAAGACCGGGCCATCGAAGCGATCAAACAGGCGAACCGCCGATGA
- a CDS encoding ComF family protein produces the protein MNCLVCRKPMTVPWTPGTLLRRDWVCSDCESLLTPLAPGCPRCGHPTEDGRTCADCVRWLGLGFDLTVRSLYAYDEAGANWLHRYKFGGDTALVEHVRSLLRTCREPGMIYVPIPLGAERLKTRRFNQAELLARAIGPTASLLEKKEVSSQRELGKEQRRHRPNPFAIHKASRCEKIVLVDDVYTTGTTLHQAAFTLKKAGYEEVSAVCLFRALNKSKTRPI, from the coding sequence ATGAACTGTCTCGTCTGTCGAAAACCGATGACGGTGCCGTGGACGCCGGGGACGTTGCTCCGGCGCGACTGGGTCTGTTCCGATTGTGAGTCGTTGCTGACGCCGCTCGCACCCGGTTGTCCGCGCTGCGGCCATCCGACCGAAGACGGACGGACGTGCGCCGATTGCGTCCGTTGGCTCGGTCTTGGGTTCGACTTGACCGTCCGTTCGCTGTACGCCTACGACGAAGCGGGGGCGAACTGGTTGCATCGGTACAAATTCGGCGGAGACACGGCGCTCGTCGAACATGTGCGATCGCTCCTCCGAACGTGCCGCGAACCGGGGATGATCTACGTGCCGATTCCGCTCGGAGCGGAACGGTTGAAGACGCGCCGGTTCAACCAGGCCGAGCTGCTCGCCCGCGCTATCGGACCGACGGCATCGCTTCTGGAAAAGAAGGAGGTTTCAAGTCAGCGTGAACTTGGGAAAGAACAAAGGCGACACCGTCCAAACCCGTTCGCTATACATAAGGCGTCCCGGTGTGAGAAAATCGTTCTCGTCGACGACGTCTACACGACGGGGACGACGCTCCATCAGGCGGCGTTCACGCTCAAGAAAGCTGGCTATGAAGAAGTTTCTGCCGTTTGCTTGTTCCGGGCGCTAAACAAATCAAAAACGCGTCCGATATAA
- a CDS encoding flagellar protein, with protein MTLEATTCQTCGRLFMKQGRSPYCPSCAEVDFQNFLKVRDFIREPANKQTTIGALVEATGVSELDITRYIHEGRLIIKDNPALAISCVRCGEPTNAGKVCASCQTDMQQELQHLQASVTKPSVRAYRLD; from the coding sequence ATGACATTGGAAGCGACAACTTGTCAAACGTGCGGGCGCTTGTTCATGAAACAAGGCCGCTCGCCATACTGCCCGTCCTGCGCTGAAGTCGATTTTCAAAACTTCTTGAAAGTGCGCGACTTCATCCGCGAACCAGCGAACAAACAGACAACGATCGGAGCCCTCGTCGAAGCGACAGGCGTCTCCGAACTTGATATCACGCGATACATCCATGAAGGACGCTTGATCATCAAGGACAATCCTGCACTTGCCATCAGTTGCGTCCGGTGCGGTGAACCGACGAACGCAGGCAAAGTATGTGCCAGTTGCCAGACCGACATGCAGCAGGAACTTCAACACTTGCAAGCCAGTGTCACGAAACCGAGCGTCCGCGCTTATCGTTTGGACTAA
- a CDS encoding flagellar biosynthesis anti-sigma factor FlgM, whose translation MRIDSAKWVHLPNTYEKKTQAETKPEPTRQTDRLSISAEARARFEEPVKHPDRLEKINALKAEIDAGTYSRDARDIAKRFLQG comes from the coding sequence ATGCGCATCGATTCTGCCAAGTGGGTACATTTACCGAACACTTACGAGAAGAAAACGCAAGCCGAGACGAAGCCCGAGCCAACACGCCAAACGGACCGACTATCGATATCGGCGGAAGCCCGCGCCCGGTTTGAAGAACCGGTGAAACATCCGGATCGCCTCGAGAAGATCAACGCCTTGAAGGCCGAGATCGACGCGGGGACGTATTCACGGGACGCGCGCGACATCGCCAAACGCTTTCTACAAGGATGA
- a CDS encoding flagellar export chaperone FlgN, producing MLTLHTRLLELAYDKEQLLIKGDMPAFTALVKEEAKLVRQIAQKEVERLQGLLVLDDEEKEALRPVLFELKRQNELNAALLEQSLNYINWHLDMLMPDADDFTYGQQAFETRSFSRDV from the coding sequence ATGCTCACATTACATACACGTTTGCTCGAACTCGCCTACGACAAAGAACAGCTGTTGATCAAAGGCGACATGCCCGCCTTCACGGCGCTCGTCAAAGAAGAAGCGAAACTCGTCCGTCAAATCGCACAAAAAGAAGTGGAACGACTTCAAGGTTTGCTCGTTTTGGACGATGAAGAGAAAGAAGCACTGAGACCGGTCTTGTTCGAATTGAAACGGCAGAACGAATTGAACGCCGCGCTGCTCGAACAGTCGCTCAACTACATCAACTGGCATCTCGACATGCTCATGCCAGACGCAGACGATTTCACTTACGGCCAACAAGCGTTCGAGACACGCTCGTTCAGCCGCGACGTATAA